The Candidatus Micrarchaeia archaeon nucleotide sequence AGATAAATTACAGCGAAAAGGGCGAGCTCAACCATCTTCCCCTGGGCTCCAACAACGAGCCGCCTTTCAGGCCCCTGATTAAGGTTATAGCTGAAAATGGCTACTCAGGCACCATAATATGCGAAAGCCCGAAAATAGAGATAGACGCGCTGCTGATGCAAAAAGAATACGAAAAATTTGTAATTAAAAAATAGTGGAAAACTGAAAATCAGCCGGACTTGAACTTCTTCCTGGATTCCATCTTGGTCCAGCAGTCCTTGCATATGAACAATTTCCTTATCTTGCTCGCCCTTTTTGCGCTTTTCTTGCAGGACTCGCACATAAGCCTTTTGCAGTAATTGCAGCGGTCGGCTTTCGGGACCATTTTCTTGCATCTTTCACATGTCTGAAGCATCATAAGCACCTTTGAATAGCTGTAGGAAATAAAAAATGGGCGCAACGGTTTTTAACCCTATCACATCAGCCGTTGCGTTCAAGGCTCCGCTCTATGCGCTTGGAACCAGCTGCGTGATGCCGGCCAGGGTGAATCCGAAGAACAGCACAATCAGCACTGCAACAACCCCCGCTATGAGAATCGGTATGACCAACATCGCCACTATTGCCCTGAGGAGGCTTATGCCGTGCACTCTCTTAGCGCCCAGTATGATGTTGATAAGGCCAATCAGGCCGAATATCCAGCCGATGCACGGAATCCAGCTGAGCAGCAGGCTTGGCGTGGAACCGTAAATCATAACCTGGACCGTCTTCAGGAAGTCAGCCTTCCCCCCGACCAGCTTGAGCAGGATGTGCATTATGCCGAATCCGATGTAACTGAAGACTACGCTCAGCAAGCGCACTCCAATCACGGTTGCAATTGAAATAACAAGTCCGAATCCCGCGGCGACTGCGCTTTCTCCGCTTGCAATGCCGATGACCGGCCCTAAAAACTGCATTGCGATGTAGAACGGAATCGTCATCAAGACAGTTACGAGCAGGTAAATGAACGAATCCGCATACCCTTTGTCTCTAGTCAGCGTGTCAAAACGCCCCTCCGGTATAAGAAGAATGTTGTCCTTCATTTTCGTAATCAGCGCGGCAATTTCCACTTTATCACCGAACTGATGAACTGGAAATAAAATTATAAATCAGTCTTTTTTGGCCTTTAGCTTCATCTTCCTTCCGTCTATTTCGAAAACCTTGGCTTTCTCCTCGTCCAGGGCACCGTACCCTACGCTCTTCGCGTTGGTCTCTTTTGCCAGCGCAGCCTCGTATTTCTTCACTATGGCCTCCAGCTCCTTTTCCGCGTCCACTTCAAGCGCTATTTTGTCCTTTTCCACCAGCTCAAGCTCCTTCCTGAGCTGCTGCACCCTTCTCTTCACGTCGTTGTAAACGCCTTCCTCGTACAGCTCCTGCTCGAGCTTCTTGCTCACGAACACCGTGCCGCCCTCGAAATCCTGGCCCTCGTACTCGCCCTCGGGCTCCTTCTCCACTGCGATGGCTTCCTTCGCGTTGAGCATCCTCTTCAGCACTTCGGAAAGCTCCTCCACTGTGGATTTCACCTCGTTGGAGGGCGCCTTCACGAGGATTTCACGCACAGGCCACCTCAGCTTTATCCCTGTCCGCTGCCTCGCCTCCAGGGCGCACGATATGATTTGCGAAACGAGCGCCATCCTTTTCTCGAGCGCGGTGTTCATCTCGGCTTCCCTATGCGTCCTGAGCTCCACAAGGGCTATGCTTTCCGCCTCTTCGTGCTTCCTGAAGAAGCGCTGGTACACGTAATCGCTTATGAAAGGCGAGACAGGCGCGAACGCGCACAGCGCGGCGAGCAGCGAAGTGTAAATCGCGTAGAGCGCACCCTCCGGGTTCTCGCCCTTGTTTATCCTGTCCTTCG carries:
- a CDS encoding YIP1 family protein — encoded protein: MEIAALITKMKDNILLIPEGRFDTLTRDKGYADSFIYLLVTVLMTIPFYIAMQFLGPVIGIASGESAVAAGFGLVISIATVIGVRLLSVVFSYIGFGIMHILLKLVGGKADFLKTVQVMIYGSTPSLLLSWIPCIGWIFGLIGLINIILGAKRVHGISLLRAIVAMLVIPILIAGVVAVLIVLFFGFTLAGITQLVPSA
- a CDS encoding deoxyribonuclease IV, with translation INYSEKGELNHLPLGSNNEPPFRPLIKVIAENGYSGTIICESPKIEIDALLMQKEYEKFVIKK